In Bos indicus isolate NIAB-ARS_2022 breed Sahiwal x Tharparkar chromosome 19, NIAB-ARS_B.indTharparkar_mat_pri_1.0, whole genome shotgun sequence, the following proteins share a genomic window:
- the SGCA gene encoding alpha-sarcoglycan: MAAALIWISLLVGLLEGLGGTEAQQTTLHPLVGRVFVHTLDHESFLQRPEHVFSVSAPIPITYHAHLQGHPDLPRWLRYTQRSPYQPGFLYGTATPEDRGHQIIEVTAYNRDSFNTTQQMLVLLIGDPEGPLLPYQAEFLVRSHDVEEVLPSTPASRFLTALGGLWEPAELQLVNITSALDRGGRVPLPIEGRKEGVYIKVGSASPFSTCLKMVVSPDSHARCAQGQPPLLSCYDTLAPHFRVDWCNVSLVDKSVPEPADEAPAPGDGILEHDPFFCPPTEATNRDFLTDALVTLLVPLLVALLLTLLLAYVMCCRREGRLKRDLATSDIQMVHHRTIRGNTEELRQMASSREVPRPLSTLPMFNVHTGERLPPQVDSAQVPLILDQH; encoded by the exons ATGGCAGCAGCGCTAATCTGGATCTCTCTCCTTGTGG GTCTCCTGGAAGGGTTGGGGGGCACCGAGGCCCAGCAGACCACCCTGCACCCACTTGTGGGCCGCGTCTTTGTACACACCCTGGACCACGAAAGCTTCCTGCAGCGTCCTGAGCACGTCTTCT CTGTCTCAGCCCCCATCCCTATCACCTACCACGCCCACCTCCAGGGACACCCAGACCTGCCTCGGTGGCTCCGCTATACCCAGCGCAGCCCCTACCAGCCTGGCTTCCTCTATGGCACTGCCACCCCAGAAGATCGTGGACACCAGATCATTGAG GTCACAGCGTACAATCGGGACAGCTTCAACACTACGCAGCAGATGCTGGTGCTGTTGATTGGGGACCCAGAAG gccccctgctGCCATACCAGGCTGAGTTCCTGGTGCGCAGCCATGATGTGGAGGAAGTGCTGCCCTCAACACCTGCCAGCCGTTTCCTCACAGCCTTGGGGGGGCTCTGGGAGCCAGCAGAACTACAGCTGGTCAACATCACCTCTGCCTTGGACCGTGGGGGCCGAGTCCCCCTTCCTATTGAGGGCCGCAAGGAAGG GGTATACATCAAGGTGGGCTCTGCTTcacccttctccacctgcctgaAGATGGTGGTGTCCCCCGACAGCCACGCTCGCtgtgcccagggccagcctccaCTACTGTCCTGCTATGACACCTTGGCACCTCACTTCCGGGTTGACTGGTGCAATGTGTCTTTG GTGGACAAGTCAGTGCCAGAGCCTGCAGACGAGGCACCTGCTCCAGGTGACGGGATCCTGGAGCACGACCCGTTCTTCTGCCCACCCACCGAGGCCACAAACCGAGACTTCCTGACCGACGCACTCGTCACCCTCCTGGTGCCCCTTCTGGTGGCCCTGCTGCTGACCCTGCTGCTGGCCTATGTTATGTGCTGCCGGCGGGAGGGACG GCTGAAGAGAGACCTGGCCACCTCTGA CATCCAGATGGTCCACCACCGCACCATCCGTGGGAACACAGAGGAGCTGCGACAGATGGCATCTAGCCGAGAGGTGCCCAGGCCACTCTCTACCCTGCCTATGTTCAATGTGCACACAGGCGAGCGGCTGCCCCCGCAAGTGGACAGCGCTCAGGTGCCCCTCATACTCGACCAGCACTGA